The Merismopedia glauca CCAP 1448/3 DNA window CCTTTAAATCTATACACATATCAAAGGTTTGATGCTCCATTTTAACTTCTGACTTCTGACTTCATTCAAAGTTGGATTTCCTATCGTCAACCCAACCTACCAGATCGCGATGAGATTGGTTATTTCGTAGAACAACTTCATAATGTTCAACTATGGGAAATGGCTCATAGAAGTGATGTAGCAGAGAACGCCACTCTTGGTATTCTGGCGATTGTCGAAATCCAACAGTGTGGTTTTCCAAATCCTCCCAATTGACAAGCAGAATATAACGGTTTGCAGTTTCCATACAACGTTGGAGTTCATGAGATTTGTATCCCGGCATAGCAGCAATTATGATTGAAGCCGTTTTGAAAGCGCTTTCAAACTCAGCAGCTAAACCAGGTTTAATATCTAAAATTGCAACTTCTAAGATCGCCAATTTTAAAGCTAGCTCAACACGGAAAAATCTAAGACAATCGTAGCAAAATTACGATTATAGTTCACGACAAATTAATTTTTAAGTAACTCAATAGCCAATTTGCCATTGTGGCTCTACGGGTTTGCCTGGGACCAAATTCACCAATTTTATAACCTTTAAATCCCAATTCTTCTTTGAGCAATTGTTTGTTTTCAGCAGGTATAGAACGGGTTAATTTAACTGTAGCTGGGCGACTGGCAATGAAGTCTGGTGGTTCGGGATAATCTTGTGCCCACTCTGGAGTAACTAAAGAATTATCCCATTTATTTGTCTCAAAATTGTAGCGATAACCAAGATAGTGCCAAACTAATTGATTCACTGCTTCATCAGTCATTTCTTCCTTTAAGATAGCCCAAATAGTATCTGTATTTAAAGGTGGAAAATCTAACATAGAAATTAACTAGTCCAAAACCAATTGGGTAAAAGATGCGGTAATTGCCAAATTAAATAACCAATTCCACCGAAGAAAAGAGTAATCAGAAAAGTGCTGATATAACTGACGCACATCAACAATCCATCTCTTTCTAAAGAGGCTATGACAAATAATAAAATGCCTACAGTGGGAATTGGGTTAGTTAATGGGACTGGTAACATCAATAAAATAGCTAACCAAGCAATACATAAGCCATTGATTCGCCAGAGTATAGGGCGATCGACAAGATGAGTCAAGCGTCTACGACTGATTTTACTGACTATTTTGGCAAATCTATGCAAATTTTTGAGTAAAAGAGCGACCAAACGATGAGGAAATCTGTATTTAGCTATCCTTTTTGGTAGCCAAGGTATTTTTTTGCCCATTGCCATTTGCAAAGAAAGTAGCAAAGTACCACCGCCAAGTATAGTGGTAATTCCTGGTGGCATGGGAAACAGAAATGGAAAAGTTAATAACCCAATTGCTAAACTAAATCCTCCTTCTGAAGTTTGTGCCAAAATATCTCCCAGAGTTAGCGGGCGATCGCTCAATTCTTCCAACAATAATCTTAGCTCTTCAGCAAATCCTCGCCTCATATACTCCTTTGAATTTTCTAAATCGGGATAGGTTCAAATTCAGAGCAATTTTAACAAATATTAAATGATTGTTGGGGGCGATCGCTCTCACTTAAACTAATGGTTTTTATGATCTTATTGATAGACTGAATTTTAGTACCAATGGTTATAACTATCAAAATATGAAAATTTTGCCGCAGCAATTTATTGTTTATTTGGCTTTTTTGAGTATATTAAGTGGATGTCGGGCAAATATCTTCGGAGAACTTACTCCTGAAACCCCAACTAAATCGGAAACTCCCCCCAGTACTCAAGCATCCATCCCATCGCCATCACCATCCCAACCCTTAGTAAATGCTCCTATTACCCCCCAAAATCCCAATTTTATTGCGATCGCTGTCGAGAAAGTCGGCCCTGCGGTGGTGAGAATAGATGCTTCTCGGACTGTATCAAGTGGTTTTTCGGGATTGACTAAAGATAAGGTAGAGCAAGGTACTGGTTCTGGTTTTATTATCAGTTCAGATGGACGCTTAGTAACCAATGCTCATGTAGTCTCAGGTGCAGATACAGTAGAAGTTACCTTAAAAGATGGTCGCAAATATTCTGGTAAGGTTCTGGGAGTAGATCCAGTCACTGATGTAGCTGCGGTGAAAATTACAGCGACTAACTTACCAATAGTCAAGTATGGCAATTCAGACAGCTTAATTCCTGGACAGTGGGCGATCGCTATTGGTAACCCTCTAGGATTAGATAATACGGTTACAGTTGGTATCGTCAGTGCTACAGGACGTTCTAGTTCGCAAATCGGCATCGCAGACAAACGAGTTAATTTTATTCAAACAGATGCGGCGATTAATCCTGGTAATTCTGGTGGACCATTATTAAACGACAAAGGTGAAGTAATTGGGATCAACACAGCTATTCGTGCTGATGCTCAAGGTTTAGGGTTTGCAATTCCTATTAACACCGCAGATAAAATTGCGAATCAGCTATTTACTAAAGGAAAAGCCGATCATGCATTTTTAGGGATTCAAATGATCGCTTTGACTCCAGAAATTAAAAAGCAAATTAACTCTTCTACCGATGTTAAAATTACTTTGGATCGAGGGGTACTAATTGGTAGAGTTGTACCTAGTTCACCAGCCGCTCAAGCTGGTTTAAAACCTGGGGATGTCATCCAAAAAATTAATACAAAAACTATCACTACAGCTAATGACGTTCAAGATATCATTGAAGCTAGTCAAATTGGTCAAGAACTAAGTCTTGAAATCAACCGCAACGGTCAAACTCAAATAGTGACAGTCAAACCAGGTCCTTATCCTACCAGTCAATTAGAATAGTTGAGACATTTGAGCAGATTGGGATCTAATAAAAACAGGGGTGGGCGATCGCTCATCTGAATCATTGTTGAACTAATACACTTAATATTACCTCGCTCCAAGTAGGTTTCTGGTAATACAGTTAATGACGATTCTGGTACTCTCAAAACTGATGGAGGTGAATCAATTGGTAATCCGATTAATTTCCCATTTGTGCTAGCAATAATCACCAAGAAACGTGGTTCAGTTTGGTCTAAATCGACAGATAAAATATCTCCAAAAATTTGATAGCCCACGTCTATTACCAATACCTCTTGACCTTCATAATTAGTCAAGCTGATGCCCGTTCCTTTCGGATCGCCATAAACTTTACCCAGAGGGATAATCTTTTGAATTGTATTAATTGGTAAAGCAAACCATTCTTGACGCAGACGAAACCCAATCAGTTGATGGATAGTTTCTGTTTGACTAGCAGTAAAACGTCGATAGCGGAGGGGAGAATAAATAGTCATAGGGAATAGGGAATAGGGAATAAGGAAGAAGGAAGAGGGAATAAGGAAGAGGGAAGGGGGAAGAATAATTTATTAGATTCGGGCTTCTATTTTTTGCAAGGTGACTGTCATTATTTTTTGCATTTCATCAACCTCTTCTATAACTGGAGCTACTAATTCTTGGGATATTAATCCAACTTCTCTCGCAATGATTAACTGAGTATCTAGCTCTCTCATAGAACCATTAGCAATTTGGAGGAAACGAACATATTCTTTGCTGGATACTCTTCCATATCCTTCCGCTATATTGCTAGCTATAGATACACTAGAGCGTCTAATTTGACTAGTTAAACCGTACAACTCTTCTTTCGGAAAATGTTTGGTTATTCGATAGCAATTAATTGAAAGCTTTACAGATTTTTGCCAAATAAACTGGTTTTTATGACTCATAAATTTAATTAAAAAGTTTAATATTCCGAGCCGTTATATTATCCTTCTTCCCTCTTCCTTCTTCCTTCTTCCTTAATTAGATTAATTCTTGAATGGTTTTGAGTAATTCTTGCTCCTTAAACGGCTTAGAAAAATAGCCGCTAGCACCTAAGTTCATGGCTAGTTGACGATGTTTATCACCACTACGAGAGGTGAGCATTACTATGGGAATATGTTCGCAATTGGGATCGGATTTGACTTGCGCTAAAAAGCCATAACCGTCGAGGCGAGGCATTTCAATATCGCTAATTGCTGCTTGTACTACTAATCCTGCTTGGAGTTTTTCTAAGGCTTCTCGACCATCTTTTGCTTGTTCGACTCGATAGCCTGCTTTTTCTAGGGTTAAGGCTAGGAAACGACGAACAGTAATGGAATCATCTATCACTAGAAGCGTCTTTTTCTGATTGGCTTTAGCTGTATTTGAGCTAATTTCTCCCGTCAATTCACCATCAAGTTTTTGCTTAACTGATTGACTTAGTTGACCAGATCTATTGCCGTCAATCCAGCTTAACAAAGCGATCGCATCAACTAAAGGTACAACTCGACCATCCCCTAAAATAGTACAGCCAGTAAAGCCTGGAGGCATAGGTATGTTGCCTTCTACTTGTCTAATGGTGACTTCTTGTTCACCCCAGTAGCGATCGATCTGAATCCCCACTAAATCTTCTCCTTGAGCTACCATCAAGACAGTTGGGGCATCAACGACTGGGACAGTTTCTGCATTAACTAACGGATGAGAAGAGGAGAATTGCAGCCACTGATTCAAGCGAATTAGGGGCACCATAAAGCCTTCCCAGTTGAGAACTTCTTTGCCAGCAGCTAAGAGAATCATTTCTGGATGCAAGCGCAGCATTTCTTCTACCGCACTAGTGGGAAAAGCCAGCAGCAAGCCACCGCTTTCGACTAACAGCACCCGCACCACGGAAAGGGTGAAAGGAACTGTAATCGTAAAGGTTGTCCCTACCCCTGGTTGGGTGTCAACTTGAATATCACCGCGAATTTCTCGCAAATTGGTACGAACTACATCCATACCGACTCCGCGACCAGAAAGATCGGTAATTTCGGCGGCGGTGCTGAAACCTGGTTCAAAAATTAGGTCTAGTAGCTCTTTTTTACTGGCTGCTTCTAGTTCAGATTCTTCCAAACCCATTTGCAAGGCTCTATCCCGAATTTTATCGAGAGGAATACCGCGACCATCATCGCGAATTGCGATCGCGGTCTGATTGCCTCGATAAGCCGCTACAATCTCAATTGTCCCTGTTTCGGGTTTCCCCCTCAATCGGCGACCTTGTGGGTCTTCTATGCCATGATCGAAGGCATTACGGAACAGATGCAGTAGGGGATCGCTCAAGGCTTCCAAGATGCTACGGTCAATTAGGGTCGAACCACCTCTAACTTTGAGTTCAACCCGTTTACCATACTTCAACTCCATATCCCTCAAGGCTCTAGAGAAACGTCCCACTAAGTCAGAAATAGGACGCATCTGCAATTGGGTAATGCTATTCTGCATCAGTTTGGAGGTGCGATTAATGTCGCGCGCCGCCTTTTCAGTATCTTCTAGGTTAGTTTGCAAGTCACCGGAAACTTCCTGAATCTGCACAGCAGTTTCCATAATGTCTTGAGAGACTAGGTGCAAATCGCTATAGCGATCCATTTCTAGAAAATCAAACTCTGGGCGATCGGGAGTCAGGGCTGCTAGGCTAAATGGGACTAGGGGAGCCGTTGAGGCTTGAGTTGCCACTCGGTCATGGGTAGTTCGCAAACGGAAATTCGACTGCTCTAAAACCCGCACTCTTTGGTTTAATAACCCCATTAAATTCCGCAAACGCTTGAGGTGTAAGTCTAAGCCATTGCGTTCAATGGTCAGTTCTCCAAATAAATTAGTCAACTGAGCTAGTTGGCGCACGGGGACGCGAATCGTTTGTTCGGTACTTTCTGGAGTCGCTGCCAGTTGTTCCTCCAGATTTTGGGCTGCTTTACTCTTTTTCGGGTCAGGAAATAGATATTTTTGGAATTTAGCATCTAGGGAGGGTGGTTGGGCAATTTCCGGTTTAGCTAGGGATATTCCGTCATCTATATTACCAGGCACAGTTTCCAGAGCAGAGAAGAGATCTTGCTCGGCTGGGTCGAAAGTTAACATTTCCGCAGATGGTTCTGGGAAAAAGATATCTTCTAAGTTATGGGACAAGCTTTCTGGAGCTAGCGCCAAGTTAGCCCCACTATCGACATTTGATGGGACTAGATGAGGTAAAACTAGCTGTGTCGGTAGAGCAGCTATTTGACCGACAAACACCAGCGCTTGCGATCGCCGCCACTCAGATAGTGCTAGACGAGCGATCGCCTCTGTCTGTTCTGGATGAGATTCTAGCTCCTGAGCCACTGATTGACAAAAGCTGGTAAATGCACCTAGCTCTAGCATTTCTCCTAAACCCCCAAATTCTTGGGCAGTAATCAGAAATTCTTGCTGTAAACAGGGTTGATCTGGTGTGGCTAAAACTGATTCCAGTCGTTGAAGACATCCTTCGACTTCGGTTTCAAAGAGCAAGACTTTCATGTCTTCTCCTACTTCTTCCGACAAAAGGGCTGCTGCATCTTCTGGTTGCGGATCTCCCAGGCGGTTATGGAGTTCCTCAAAAATGGGATGAGTATTTGCTAATAGCCAATCGGCATCTACTTCAGTACCTTGGCGATTGGTAGCAATCAACTGACGTAGCCGATCTAAACTCAGCAACAGCAGAGTTTCTAAATCGCGATCGACAGCTTCTGATTTGCCCATCTTTAGGATTTTAAAGAAATCCTCTAAACGGTGAGATAGTTGAGCTAGGGTATTAAACCCCATCATTCCTGCGCCCCCTTTAATGGAATGGGCGGCGCGCAAGATTCCATCAATGATTTGGCGATTAATGCCGCGAGTTCCTAAGCCTAGCAATCCTGATTCAATGGTATCGAGGTACTCTTCGGCTTCTACCAAAAAATGAAGTTTTACTTCCTGTTCCTTATCTTGTGCCATGATCTATGCCACTGTGCCTTGAAATTATCTATTTACTAAAAGAGTTATCGGTAGAAGTCAGAAGTAGGGCTAGAGGGCTAGAGTAGGAGAGATAGGGAAAAAAATTGCACTTGGACAAGCGGTATTTTCCCTCTTCCTTCTTCCTTTC harbors:
- a CDS encoding HhoA/HhoB/HtrA family serine endopeptidase, with translation MKILPQQFIVYLAFLSILSGCRANIFGELTPETPTKSETPPSTQASIPSPSPSQPLVNAPITPQNPNFIAIAVEKVGPAVVRIDASRTVSSGFSGLTKDKVEQGTGSGFIISSDGRLVTNAHVVSGADTVEVTLKDGRKYSGKVLGVDPVTDVAAVKITATNLPIVKYGNSDSLIPGQWAIAIGNPLGLDNTVTVGIVSATGRSSSQIGIADKRVNFIQTDAAINPGNSGGPLLNDKGEVIGINTAIRADAQGLGFAIPINTADKIANQLFTKGKADHAFLGIQMIALTPEIKKQINSSTDVKITLDRGVLIGRVVPSSPAAQAGLKPGDVIQKINTKTITTANDVQDIIEASQIGQELSLEINRNGQTQIVTVKPGPYPTSQLE
- a CDS encoding antibiotic biosynthesis monooxygenase family protein; this translates as MAILEVAILDIKPGLAAEFESAFKTASIIIAAMPGYKSHELQRCMETANRYILLVNWEDLENHTVGFRQSPEYQEWRSLLHHFYEPFPIVEHYEVVLRNNQSHRDLVGWVDDRKSNFE
- a CDS encoding four helix bundle protein; protein product: MSHKNQFIWQKSVKLSINCYRITKHFPKEELYGLTSQIRRSSVSIASNIAEGYGRVSSKEYVRFLQIANGSMRELDTQLIIAREVGLISQELVAPVIEEVDEMQKIMTVTLQKIEARI
- a CDS encoding chemotaxis protein CheW gives rise to the protein MTIYSPLRYRRFTASQTETIHQLIGFRLRQEWFALPINTIQKIIPLGKVYGDPKGTGISLTNYEGQEVLVIDVGYQIFGDILSVDLDQTEPRFLVIIASTNGKLIGLPIDSPPSVLRVPESSLTVLPETYLERGNIKCISSTMIQMSDRPPLFLLDPNLLKCLNYSN
- a CDS encoding DUF1823 family protein yields the protein MLDFPPLNTDTIWAILKEEMTDEAVNQLVWHYLGYRYNFETNKWDNSLVTPEWAQDYPEPPDFIASRPATVKLTRSIPAENKQLLKEELGFKGYKIGEFGPRQTRRATMANWLLSYLKINLS
- a CDS encoding hybrid sensor histidine kinase/response regulator; this translates as MAQDKEQEVKLHFLVEAEEYLDTIESGLLGLGTRGINRQIIDGILRAAHSIKGGAGMMGFNTLAQLSHRLEDFFKILKMGKSEAVDRDLETLLLLSLDRLRQLIATNRQGTEVDADWLLANTHPIFEELHNRLGDPQPEDAAALLSEEVGEDMKVLLFETEVEGCLQRLESVLATPDQPCLQQEFLITAQEFGGLGEMLELGAFTSFCQSVAQELESHPEQTEAIARLALSEWRRSQALVFVGQIAALPTQLVLPHLVPSNVDSGANLALAPESLSHNLEDIFFPEPSAEMLTFDPAEQDLFSALETVPGNIDDGISLAKPEIAQPPSLDAKFQKYLFPDPKKSKAAQNLEEQLAATPESTEQTIRVPVRQLAQLTNLFGELTIERNGLDLHLKRLRNLMGLLNQRVRVLEQSNFRLRTTHDRVATQASTAPLVPFSLAALTPDRPEFDFLEMDRYSDLHLVSQDIMETAVQIQEVSGDLQTNLEDTEKAARDINRTSKLMQNSITQLQMRPISDLVGRFSRALRDMELKYGKRVELKVRGGSTLIDRSILEALSDPLLHLFRNAFDHGIEDPQGRRLRGKPETGTIEIVAAYRGNQTAIAIRDDGRGIPLDKIRDRALQMGLEESELEAASKKELLDLIFEPGFSTAAEITDLSGRGVGMDVVRTNLREIRGDIQVDTQPGVGTTFTITVPFTLSVVRVLLVESGGLLLAFPTSAVEEMLRLHPEMILLAAGKEVLNWEGFMVPLIRLNQWLQFSSSHPLVNAETVPVVDAPTVLMVAQGEDLVGIQIDRYWGEQEVTIRQVEGNIPMPPGFTGCTILGDGRVVPLVDAIALLSWIDGNRSGQLSQSVKQKLDGELTGEISSNTAKANQKKTLLVIDDSITVRRFLALTLEKAGYRVEQAKDGREALEKLQAGLVVQAAISDIEMPRLDGYGFLAQVKSDPNCEHIPIVMLTSRSGDKHRQLAMNLGASGYFSKPFKEQELLKTIQELI
- a CDS encoding exopolysaccharide biosynthesis protein; the encoded protein is MRRGFAEELRLLLEELSDRPLTLGDILAQTSEGGFSLAIGLLTFPFLFPMPPGITTILGGGTLLLSLQMAMGKKIPWLPKRIAKYRFPHRLVALLLKNLHRFAKIVSKISRRRLTHLVDRPILWRINGLCIAWLAILLMLPVPLTNPIPTVGILLFVIASLERDGLLMCVSYISTFLITLFFGGIGYLIWQLPHLLPNWFWTS